The proteins below are encoded in one region of Paenarthrobacter ilicis:
- a CDS encoding FG-GAP repeat domain-containing protein, translated as MANYSARFRTRHLRILALILTVMLAGLLQHSTAAEASTSETQSAAVKAYVWPPDPAFLKLAAATTAPLPVSGEMRVNFTVARPATRLTIVMVDPSQATEIFLHWRMPADGEPQESGSVVRTVNENDAAGKYTLRQAAVDFADGSNTTIKPRKYGGDKSATDDFPKAAFEVNNPAVRLQQNVNLAPAFVEGVPETGIWARANLGKWQGSVSHADYQWMRNGVDHERKTYDYDFSSFDVGSVVSFRAVIYAPGYLPTETVSKAAGPIIEPRRPKVLGEGAVGSILRTDFSLAEVPVPSGAKPVVTYRWVGPPYAERPGGATYRPTPQDQAHNYPNHYVAAEVTVSSGWDTLRLVTSQWKENIKDSHWSSGFDGDGTTDVLARDQSGLLSMYPTSTQGGWLAPRVIGQGWSGMTSIIKTGDLDRDGRNDVVARDAAGRLFLYPGNGLGGWLQQRQIGTGWNVFNTIFAATSTNGDGGHSGIYGRDANGTLWYFASYSGGGLAYAGYPVGTGWNMFNTVFPAGDFNGDGVEDLMGRTPSGLLYSYRLNGSSIDQTQVIGNGWQVMARIGAAGDFNADGHQDIYGIDYSGRMHMYYGNGAGGWKGSAIVGWGWGGFTAVF; from the coding sequence ATGGCCAACTATTCAGCGCGCTTCCGGACACGCCACCTGCGCATCCTGGCATTGATCCTGACTGTCATGCTTGCCGGTCTCCTGCAGCACAGCACGGCGGCTGAGGCATCAACGTCGGAAACGCAATCGGCCGCCGTTAAGGCTTACGTTTGGCCGCCTGACCCTGCCTTTTTGAAGCTCGCGGCAGCAACCACGGCCCCACTACCTGTGTCCGGCGAGATGCGCGTGAACTTCACGGTAGCCCGTCCGGCCACTCGTCTTACCATCGTGATGGTCGACCCATCACAAGCTACCGAGATATTCCTGCATTGGAGAATGCCCGCCGACGGCGAACCACAGGAGTCCGGATCCGTAGTGCGGACTGTCAACGAGAATGACGCAGCAGGGAAATACACACTCCGGCAAGCCGCCGTTGACTTCGCAGACGGCTCAAACACCACCATAAAGCCCAGAAAATACGGAGGGGATAAATCGGCGACCGATGACTTCCCAAAGGCGGCTTTCGAGGTCAACAACCCGGCTGTGCGACTCCAGCAGAATGTCAATCTGGCCCCCGCCTTCGTTGAGGGGGTACCTGAAACCGGTATCTGGGCGCGAGCCAATCTTGGCAAATGGCAAGGCAGCGTGTCCCATGCTGACTATCAGTGGATGCGCAACGGAGTGGATCACGAAAGAAAGACATACGATTACGACTTTTCTTCGTTTGATGTTGGTTCAGTGGTTTCCTTCAGGGCTGTAATCTATGCTCCCGGGTACCTGCCCACGGAAACTGTTTCAAAAGCGGCAGGACCCATCATTGAGCCACGACGCCCGAAAGTATTGGGCGAAGGAGCAGTTGGTTCCATCCTCCGCACTGACTTCAGCCTCGCCGAAGTTCCTGTCCCGTCCGGGGCGAAACCAGTGGTCACTTACCGCTGGGTGGGACCTCCTTACGCGGAGCGCCCGGGGGGAGCAACTTACCGCCCAACCCCGCAGGACCAAGCGCACAACTACCCAAACCACTATGTGGCCGCCGAGGTCACCGTTTCCTCGGGGTGGGACACCCTGCGGCTTGTAACCAGCCAATGGAAGGAAAACATCAAGGACTCCCACTGGTCCAGTGGTTTCGATGGCGATGGAACAACGGATGTTTTGGCCCGCGACCAGTCCGGCCTTCTCAGCATGTATCCCACATCGACTCAGGGCGGATGGCTGGCACCACGCGTGATCGGACAGGGATGGTCCGGGATGACATCCATCATCAAGACGGGCGATCTTGATCGCGACGGCAGGAACGATGTGGTGGCCAGGGATGCGGCGGGACGTTTGTTCCTCTATCCGGGTAACGGCCTGGGTGGCTGGCTCCAGCAGCGGCAAATCGGTACTGGATGGAACGTCTTCAACACTATTTTTGCCGCAACCAGCACCAACGGCGACGGTGGTCACAGCGGCATCTATGGCCGCGACGCCAACGGTACTCTTTGGTACTTCGCCAGCTACAGCGGAGGCGGCCTGGCCTACGCTGGATACCCGGTGGGAACCGGGTGGAACATGTTCAACACGGTCTTCCCTGCCGGTGACTTCAACGGCGACGGCGTGGAAGATCTGATGGGGCGGACTCCCTCCGGGCTGCTCTACAGCTACCGGCTGAACGGCTCCAGCATCGATCAAACCCAAGTCATCGGAAATGGGTGGCAGGTGATGGCCAGAATCGGAGCCGCTGGCGATTTCAACGCCGACGGACATCAGGATATTTATGGCATCGACTACTCGGGCCGGATGCATATGTACTACGGCAATGGGGCTGGAGGGTGGAAAGGGTCCGCGATAGTCGGCTGGGGCTGGGGTGGCTTCACGGCCGTCTTCTAG
- the rraA gene encoding ribonuclease E activity regulator RraA: MATEQQNTADLYDERGDELASISIQFQDLGGNTHFSGPARTVRCFQDNALVKSILNSPGEGAVLVVDGHASLHTALMGDMIAESAVANGWAGVVINGAIRDREAIARLPLGVKALGSNPRKSSKAGTGEVDVDVILDSVRIRPGVMIYCDLDGILVEH; the protein is encoded by the coding sequence ATGGCCACTGAGCAGCAGAACACCGCCGATCTTTATGATGAGCGCGGGGACGAACTCGCATCCATTTCCATCCAGTTCCAGGACCTGGGTGGAAACACCCACTTCAGCGGACCTGCCCGCACTGTCCGGTGTTTTCAGGACAACGCCTTGGTGAAGTCCATCCTCAACTCTCCCGGCGAGGGTGCTGTCCTAGTGGTCGATGGGCATGCCTCCCTGCACACCGCGTTGATGGGGGACATGATCGCGGAAAGCGCCGTGGCCAATGGCTGGGCCGGAGTGGTCATCAACGGAGCCATCCGGGACCGTGAAGCGATCGCCCGCCTGCCGTTGGGCGTCAAGGCCCTGGGGAGCAACCCGCGGAAGAGTTCCAAGGCGGGGACGGGTGAGGTTGACGTTGATGTCATCCTCGATTCCGTCCGCATCCGGCCGGGCGTGATGATCTACTGCGACCTGGACGGAATTCTGGTGGAGCACTGA
- a CDS encoding MFS transporter has translation MSLSDLPGPVPDPAAIRGGNTTALAEPVDRVRPLWVTGVVLVNLGINAAFFAPLQVLLGQQAAHFDEGQKEAILALVTGCGAAVSMVANPLFGAFSDRTTSRFGRRIPWVLMGAVLGAVALVALAGAPNVAVMALLWCLVQAGANAMYAAITAAVPDRVPVPQRGTVGGLAAMGQTVGILAGAVIAAVVAGDYAAGYWVCAAALLAGVVLYLFKGDDQPLPAGRRPAFALAAFLKGFWISPKRYPDFAWAWLTRFLVSTGNHMITLYLLFFLTDAVRLKETEGIDPEFGVLVLTGLYAVTVVITSVVGGRLSDRMGKRKPLVIASSVVIALASLILAFSPTWVGGLLGAVVLGIGFGAYLAVDFALITQVLPTAIDRGRDLGVINIANSLPQVVAPLIALPFVSLWGGYVSLYIAAAVIGLLGAVFVVKIKSVA, from the coding sequence ATGAGCCTGTCCGACCTTCCGGGCCCGGTACCGGATCCCGCTGCCATCCGTGGCGGAAACACTACCGCGCTCGCCGAACCCGTTGACAGGGTCCGGCCCCTGTGGGTTACGGGCGTTGTGCTGGTCAACCTGGGCATCAATGCAGCGTTCTTCGCCCCTCTTCAGGTACTTCTGGGGCAGCAGGCCGCCCACTTCGACGAAGGGCAAAAAGAGGCCATACTCGCGTTGGTCACAGGCTGTGGTGCTGCGGTGTCAATGGTGGCAAACCCCCTGTTCGGTGCGTTCAGCGACCGCACCACCTCGCGGTTCGGCCGCCGGATCCCCTGGGTCCTCATGGGAGCGGTTCTGGGCGCAGTTGCCTTGGTGGCCCTCGCGGGCGCTCCCAACGTGGCTGTCATGGCGTTGCTGTGGTGCTTGGTGCAGGCAGGGGCCAATGCCATGTACGCAGCCATCACTGCGGCTGTCCCGGACCGGGTTCCTGTTCCCCAGCGCGGTACTGTCGGCGGCTTGGCGGCCATGGGACAAACAGTCGGCATCCTGGCTGGAGCCGTGATCGCTGCCGTTGTTGCCGGCGACTATGCCGCCGGTTACTGGGTGTGCGCCGCTGCGTTGCTGGCCGGCGTCGTGCTTTATCTTTTCAAAGGCGATGACCAACCGCTTCCGGCAGGGCGCCGTCCGGCCTTCGCCTTGGCTGCATTCCTCAAGGGTTTTTGGATTTCCCCCAAGCGCTACCCTGATTTCGCCTGGGCATGGCTCACCAGGTTCCTGGTCAGCACCGGAAATCACATGATTACCCTGTACCTGCTCTTCTTCCTGACCGACGCGGTGCGGCTGAAGGAAACCGAGGGCATCGACCCCGAATTCGGAGTGCTTGTCCTGACCGGCCTGTACGCCGTCACGGTGGTTATCACCAGCGTTGTGGGCGGCCGGCTGAGTGACCGGATGGGCAAAAGGAAGCCCCTGGTCATTGCGTCCTCGGTGGTCATTGCGTTGGCTTCACTGATCCTGGCCTTTTCACCCACCTGGGTGGGTGGGTTGCTGGGAGCCGTGGTGCTGGGGATCGGCTTCGGAGCGTACCTCGCGGTGGACTTCGCCCTGATCACGCAGGTGCTGCCCACCGCGATCGACCGCGGCAGGGACCTCGGTGTCATCAACATTGCAAATTCGCTGCCCCAAGTGGTGGCGCCCCTGATCGCCCTTCCCTTCGTCAGCCTCTGGGGCGGCTACGTCTCCCTGTACATAGCCGCCGCAGTGATTGGGCTTCTGGGAGCAGTCTTTGTGGTGAAGATCAAGAGCGTTGCCTAG